The stretch of DNA GAGAATCTATATCCTCCATAGCATGATGGGCGGCAGCAGCCATATCCGTAGACTCCAAAGCCAGAGCCATATCCGTAGCCACAGCCATAGCCCAGTTTGCGGAAGCTGCCATATCCACAGCCGTAGCCATAGATTAGGCCACCAAAGCCTCCACAGCCATAGCCTAGGCCTCTGTAGTAATTGCCATAGTAACTCATGGTGTCAGGAGTGGTAAGTTGGTTTGCTGCTGGAGGCAAAGTCCTGAGTATGAATGGCAGCAGGTGTAGAGGGAGGCTCGTATACCTTAGTCAGAGCACATGATGAGTCACATGCATATCtgattttgtgtgtctgtgtttttttaattagttacTTAACACAAATCATTCATTTTCCTCTGACACTAGGAGAGGCCCTCACATTCATTAAATTGTTTGAGCTTGCTTTGTTGCTGAGTTAGGGTGGCCCTTAAAAGTTATTGCATCACTTAATGAGAAGAAATTGCTGTATCTAAAGTCTTGGCATACCAGACCCTAAATAAATTTTTTCGTAGCTAGGCATATACATCAATCATATTTTatgatgttgtgtttttcagttaaaTATTCCTTCATCTCTGGTTTTCTTTGAATTGCTGTGCTTCACTGacaaattaaattaaagaaatgGGTAAAATGCAAAGCTCTACAATCTATCATACCTTTTATCTTATTCCTCAGTTCCCCACCCTAAAGGTGAATTATCTAACTCCTGTggagataagaaaacagaggcattCGAAAGCCAAAAGACATCAACTCAACCATTCTGAACACCAATAAAgaactctagaaaaaaaaagagtgtatattttctttaattttagaacattataACTACTATTTTTCTTTGCATGCTATCTTGACTAGTAAAAAAATTCTGTGTCTTACAATTTATGAaccaatattaatatataattataaactgGAATCCATAATTTAGGTTCGAATTCACTCTTTGTATTCTATGGTTCTATGGTCTTTGACAATGATGGGACAATATTGTTcagaaacagataaaaaaaaacagtaattgaAAATTTATCTCAAAAGCAGCTTTAAAAACTgaccagaatatatattttttcaaatcctCACCCATTTTTCTGGAAAGACACACACCCAAGGTGCTCCCAAACATGTATATTGCATTTCATCTTCCTCCTTGTGTTTATATTCAGCATTTTCTACCATTTCCTCACACATATATCTGATATCTTATGCAATCTTTCTTTAAAAtccatagattttatttttagaactgctttacatttacagaaaaattaaggaTGAAATACAGAATATGCCTATACTCAGTCACACATATAAATGTTTTTCTGTATTGTTAATATATtgcagctgagtgcagtggctcatacctgtaatccgagcactttgggaggctgaggcgggtggatcaccagctaaggagttcaagaccaacctggccaagatgctgaaaccctgtctctactaaaaatacaaaataccaaaaaattagccaggcgtggtggtggatgcctgtaattctagctactcgggaggctgaggcagacaattgcttgaacctgggaggtggaggttgcagttagccgagattgcaccactgcactctagcctgggtgacagagagagactctatctcaaaaaaaaaaaatatatatatatatatatatatatgtatatatatatataatattatatatattatatctcaaaaaatatatatatgtatatatatataatattatataatattatatatatacatatatggcatTGGTATTGTATATCTACTGTGAttgatgaaccaatattgatatattattacTGTATTATGTGTGGTATATTATTAAAGTTCATAGTTTAATTAAGGTTTATTCTTTATGCCATacagttctatgggttttgacgaATTCATAAAGTCATGGAGCCACTATTACACAAAATAGTTTTACTGCCCTGAAAATTGCCTGTTCTCCACCTGCTCTTTCCTCACTTTtcccaaacttttaaaaattactgattttttttttcagaatgttgTAGTTGGAATTGCCCAGTATTGTGGCCTTTTCACATTGACTTCATTTGCTTAGAGATAGGCTTTTAGGATTATCCATTCCTTTCTTGATAGCTCATTGGTTTTTACcactggataatattccattgtatgaatatactataGAAAGATTAACCATTCACTTTTTGAAGAGCGTGTTGGTTGCTACCAActttgggcaattatgaataaaacttctATGTACATTTGTATTCAGGTTTTTGTGTAGACGTGTTTTATCTCATTCAGGTAAATACCAAAAAGTACAATTactggattgtatggtaagagcatgtttagctttataagaaactgccagattGTCTTCCAAAGTTACTCTTTCATTTTGCACTCGCATAAGCAATGAATGTGAGTCCCGCTGCTGCATATTCTCGCCGACATTCTCGCCAGCATTTGTTGCTGTCAGTCTTTTGAACTTTGGCCATTTGAATAGGTATGTTAAAATCAGTTACAATATCACCTAGCCTCTGTCCTCCCATCATCCATTAGGTTATAATTACTAAGTGAAATTACAAAATATGTCAAATTTCTTTTTGGTCCccatccatttttatttatttggtattttttttttgcttccttcttcTTTACTTTTACCCTATCagctttcatttgtatttcctttgctTGTTCTGtgctttaaacacacacacacgtgcacacacacacacctttttcttctcagaaaatacGCTAGACTACTAAGCTGTTAAATGTTTACTAAAGCATATGatgtaaaaagataatttaaatcgAAAGGCTATTTGAAGTTCAGTAAGATACCGTTAACATTGGAAGAATCTTCAAAATGTAGGTATAATATTACAAGATAACaggcagaaaaaataactgaGGGTACAAAGTCCTCAGCTGACTCTAGAGAATTTAGTTGCATACAGCCACAGCTGACACCAAACATGGTAACTTCAGTTGTGCCCTTAACTTTAACCCTGAGCCTTTAAGTTTTTATTAACTTTATATGATCTCAAATACAGTGATCAGTTATTTTTAGtcttataaataattttcaaaggaTGCGTTTTCACAACTAAATTTGTATACCTCTTTGCAATAATTACCATGTAGTAACAACACAATACATAAgtggtgaatggatgaataaattctaAAGTCTATGCCTCTCAAAGGCATGAGTAATTCCCTGACTGCATCTGAACAATAGGGATTTAAAGATGAAATGAGAGTTTGGCGAGgcggctcatgcctctaatcacagtactttgggaggttgagggaggaggcttacttgagtccaggagtttgagaccagcctgggcaacatagtgagccctgctttctactaaaaaagaagaggaagaagaagaggaagaagaaggaggagaagaaatagGTTCCAATGGCATCTGACTTTAGAGGAACATATCaccctcattttatttcacttgtttTAGCTCTTTATTTTGAAGCATATCGTACACAAtgataattatattataatataaatgtaagtATAATGTTTGATAAATTTTTGCATATGTGCATACACTATTTACACCAGGCACACCCTAATCCCCAACATGTTCCATTGTTTCATTATGGTAAATATTATTCCCTAGAGATAACCATCTTTCTAGTTTTTAATACCAGCTCCAAAATGTCTTGTCAATAATTTTCCAAAACCTAGTTTTCTAAATTTACAGTCTAATCAGCAAGGTAAGAAATGTGCACTATCCTGAGCAATACAAGACAATTCTATCTGTTCCACATCCTTGACAATGCTTGTCATTTTTAGATTTTGACAATTCTTCTGGACATGTAGTAATATCTAAGTATTAATTTAGttttttcctgatgactaatgatactGACCACCATTTTATATGTGACCACCATTTAGATATTCTTTTTAAAGTGCCTGCTCATGTATTTCATCCGTTGTTAAGTGGGTTTGTTATATTCTAGCCTCGATTTGTGGGAGCTTTGTGCATATTTGGATACAGGTCCTTTGAAAagctttgttttgaaaatattttctccaggcATGTGGCTTGTTTTTTCCACTTTAAAACGGTGTTTATATGTAAATAGAATATCTTAATATGACACAatttattaatattcatattttatgttttatgcttTTTTGTCCTAATTGAGAAACTTTTGATTACCTCACATCTTATTCTCAATTTCTTTCTCATGTTTTTTCAGAACCTGTTTCATTTTTACAGGCCATCCTAAATCAAGAGACCGTAGCTAATTTGAACATTTAATTCTCATTGTTTCAAAAGAAAGCTATAAAATCACAAATAAACGGATTGAATGATGTCATGCTGCCTATTTTGCTTTGTTAGattttttctcagttttgggGCTGATGATCCTGTGATGCATTTTCTCTAGACCATGTTATAGCTTTTCCTTGGAAGGAAATGTATTCTGAAggtattcttttaattttagcacAAATCAATACAATCTAAAAACTAGAGATGTAATAGTATGATAAAATTGCATTATACTAAAAGCGTTACTTTCTCTAAATGGTTATATTAATTGTTCTTCTTCTGACACAGACAGTCTTTCTTCAGACTATGATGCTATTTATCACTTAGGGAGTAAAAAGTTTTCATGTGAAATTCTGTCATACTCAGTAAAAGTAACCAGTAGAGTTCCACAATGGAGACACTAAGATATTTTTAATGAGATCTATTTATTGTGAACTGCAACATCTCACTGAAATTGAATAAAACAGTTGGTCATAGTATCTGGCTAAGCAAATCCATCCATATGTTCAGTAAACAAGTCAGAGTTTTtcaaatgcttatgattttttaaaaatattataatattggaTTTTCATTATTGACTAGTTGTTTTTACACAGATTAAGCTAAATTTGAAATTGCTATGTTCAAGATTCTACAACAGAGTGttcacaaatgaaaacaaatagagGTGGTCCTTTGGCTGTGATGATTAAACTCCTCAGATACACATGACCGGAGCCTTCAAGATACTTTATGTGACAACACACAAGAAGAGAAGTACAAAATGAATGGGATGGTGAGCATGGGGAAGTAGAATGCCTGATATTCAGAAAAACTGGGTTCTGGTCTGGGCTCTCCCTCTCATTCCATTTTTGATCCCTAGCAAATGATTTCacttttggaggttttttttttctctcattcaaaATGGTAATAGAGTAAGTACTGGGAAAACTTTATAGTAGTACCCCTACACTCTCCACagttcttttatattattttcctggTATTTTTGAATTTGCTTGACTGTTTCAGTACTGAAATATATTAtccttgaaaaatataaatattttattacatatttttcgTAGGCACATACTATTTGAAATAGCAATACAAAAAGCTCTATGTTTGCTTGTTGGAAGTTAAAAGACTTGGCTAGAGTATTTAAAGCATCAGGTCAGTCCCAGCCTTAATATTAATTACTTCACAAGTGATGGCAGTGATTTCTGTGTTTCCTTGGTGTATTGCAAAATTATTTAAAGGTGCTGGTAATGTGAAAGAACAATTTCACCCCACACCACGATGGACCAGGAATAGATGATAGAAAGTCACAAAAAGTTTGTTTTCAGTGTATATTCAGATATATACTTTGTCTTATCACTGCTTTTCTTACCATTAAAGGGGccaaataaacatacattttgaACAAATGATAGAAGTACATTCTCTTCATGTTAGTCTCCATTTAGAtattaaagtttataaagttaaTATTTCAGGGCTGAATTTAAACACAAACATTATCTAACTGAAAGCACTGAAATGAAAAAGATACGGTCAATATGGTTCAGTGTTCCAAAGAAAAAAGCTACTTTTCCATTGAGTGTTACGGTTTTCATTTGTGCATGTACAGTTTACCTTTGGACAACATGGATTTGGACTGAGCAAATGCACTCATACTCAGATTTTTCTAcctctgccactcctgagacagcaagaccaacactccccttcctcctcctcctcagcctattcaATGTGAGGACAATGAAGACAAAAACATTTATGATGAGCTGCTTCCACTTcacaaacagcaaaaataaatgctCTTCTGtgtcattttaataacattttcttttctcttgtttactttattgtaagaatacaatatataatgcatgtaaagcacaAAGTATGTGTTAGTCAACTGTTTGTTATTAGtgaggcttccagtcaacagtcaGCTACTAGTAGTTAGGTTTCTGGAGCATCAAAAGTTGTATGTGGATTTTCAACTTCATGGGGGAATCAGTACCCCTAACTCCTAACTCATAGATTATTTGAGGTCAACTCTGACCTTTGAATGTAGAtctatacatgcacacacatacatacctccATAGAGATAGGTGCATGTATATACAAAACTCatgatatataatatactatttaTGTAtagtagtttcttctttttttaattgtgtatAATTACAAATAACCACTTTGCAATTTTGagtcaaacataaaataaaatccatgtgTTTGCTTTAAGTTAGCATAATTTATtgcaaaagaaatagagaaacggcacacatataaacatacaagTAAGACACATCCAGAGACATGAAGCAACGAATTATGGAATGATAGATGTTCTTAAAACTCTTAGATAGTATCTGCTCTGTATCTTGGCTTGATCCAAGGTGACCTTGCTTGTTATTGCAGTCAATATTGCAGTTGGGTGACCTTCTTATGGCTTCTCGTGTTTGGTTGTCAGGGGAGGATTTCAATAGAATCCAGAGAATCCATATCCTGCATAGCACGATGGGCGGCAGCAGCGGTATCCATAGCCTCTGAAGCCAGAGCCATATCCATAGCCCCCATAGCCACAGCCATAGCCCAGGCCACCGAAGCTTCCACAGCCATAGCCCAGGCCACCGAAGCTTCCACAGCCATAGCCCAGGCCGCCGAAGCTTCCACAGCCATAGCCCAGGCCACCGAAGCCTCCAGAGCCATAGCCCAGGCCTCCATAGTAGTTGCCGTAGTAGCTCATAGTGTCAGGAGTGGTGAGCTGGTTTGCTGTCCAAGGTAATATCCTGAGTGTGAATGCCAGCCAGTGTAGAGGGAGGCTTATATACCCTGGTCAGAGCATGTGATGAGTCACCTGAATACCCTACTTTGCTGCTGTTATTTGTATTACGTTTGATGTTACAACTCatgtatctgttgtctcctgatgcAAAGAGAGGCCCTcattctcattaaaatatttcagcttACTTAATGTCTTATTCAGGACATGCTTGAACTTACATGCTTTGCTTTTATGAGAAGAAATGGCTGACTGTTCAAAATACACACATTCCAAATGCTAAACTGAATTGCCTATAACCAAGTATATTACATCATCTACTCTTCATGGTATTCCTTTTATAATTAATCGTTTCCTTTGTCATCATCCAAACTGATAACTTTGTATTCAACTAAGtttacagctatttttttcaATGTACAGATGTtaaatctgtaattttaaaaagaaacttatttaTCAAGGTGAGGTCTTCAGAAAGTGCCTATATTCACAAtacatgaaaacatttgaaatcaaAATGACTTTAATGCCCTGCTGTGTACAGTAGCCAAGGACTCAAAAAAAGAGAGcatatgttgattttattttgttcacaATTACTTTTATACTATTTTTGGCTTTGCACACCAGCTTCAGAACCTTTTGGTTGCAATATATGAAagaattaattttagaaattgagGGCACAAAATCCAGCTCCTATGCAGGCTATCAGAGTAGCAGTTCAGTTTTCCATTCAAATCCCAAAACTCTGCTTTATAATTGGTTTTATTCAAAGTCTGGCTAAAACTGCAGATTGCATCTGCCCCTGTTCTTGCATGCTCCAGCcaattactttctttctttatcctttttcaGTAGTGTATATATGGCCtctattttcattctcatttcacCTTTCATTCTTCTTCCCATTTTCTCAGTGTCTATAGGAACAGCCAGGTAGCAGTTTACAGCTTACCTTTCCCCCACCCTCTCTGTCTTCCATTCACTTATTACAATCAGTGCTTGTTTTTACTACCTCCTCTTCGTATTCGCTACAACCTCTTTCCTGATGTTCTTCTATGTCTATTCTGTACTCATTTATTGTGAGGTCATTTCTAACCACTGTCTACTGGTCTGTTAATAGTTCATTATAGCATCACTTTTAAACCTTTCTGTTTTTCGTGCTTACTAAccacccccaactccccaccccagcaaaaatgcttagaaataatgaataagacctacACCATTAGATAGCACAataaggtgactatagtcaatgaCAAcgtaattgtacattttaaaatgttttgagtaTAATTGTactgtttgtaactcaaaggataaatacttgagggggtggatttttaaaaatttattccaaCTCCTATGactttatgaaatattaaaaggGTATCCTAAAATTTAAATTGTCTTCAAAGTTTTTGAAATAAAGGCACCATGGTGAAAGGACACAGAATGGAGAAACACATGTAAGGAAATTTGACCTGGGCTTCATAGAGCTCCTCTGCTGACCTCGTTGAGTTAGTGAAACACACACAACATTGAGCCTACTGTTGATTCATCTCCACACAGCGCCTGTCTTTTGGCTTGGGctactaaaaatttatttaatttacatggCTTTGAACCTGGTGTTGAGATTTTATGAGATTTATAAGTATTTTATCAAAGACAAATTTCCTAAAAGGGATGTTTCAGTTCTTCTAAGCAACAAACTTGGGAATTAAAAACTGTTTATTGAAGGAATTGTAAGTAAATTGACAGTAACTACCATAGCAACCACAATCTGTGCACTACCCTGACTATGCCTTAGTGAGCTGCCTTTTTAAGACAGAAAACTGGCTCAATAAGTCTTTCATTTTATAGAGTAGGATTTAATCCAACATTTGCTACTTTTGTTTTATCCAAATATTGGTTCATTCTTATTTCTCATCTGAACTTGAAACAGGGGATAAGCTGAATTCTCAGTGAGTCCTTTTGCGGCCATAAAATCACAAATAACTCAGACTGTGTTAAGGATATCACAGTTTGTTCATGTAAATCAGCCTGATAATGAAAGCGTGTTTAATAGCTCATTTTGGTTTGGGATGCATAAAAGATGCAGACACCTGAGATATAAAACCAAACAAGATATGAATGGAAAATTTCAATCGCCAAATAAGAATTggtatgttttaaagaaatagagcATCTGATAATTTTCCACAAAACCAATGAATGATCATAAGCAGTAAATGATtaataccaaaattaaaatactataaaTCTGCATATTGttctatataaaacatataaaataaatattttgtcttttttcaaagtgaacaaagagtaaaatgaaaatatccatTGTCAAATGAAGACACATGTTTATTTGCAGTGACACTGGTTTTATGCTCAAAGTAGATTGTCAGACCCAAAGTAGATTAGACCCAAAGTTGATAGAACAACgttttatattttctccttcttttcactTTTAGGAAGTTTACTTTGGAATATATGCTTAATAAATGTGTTCTTACTTGGGATAAGTAGTAACTTTTACCTGGAGAGAAAGCTTTTGTTATAAATTTCAAAGgcttcctttaactcagagacaAACCAATAATACATCAAAAATGTAGGTtacaaatatatgttaatattgAATTATACCAGCAATGTCACAAgtgctttttcctcattttaattatattgatatttcttttaattgcaaatttttaatgcttttactCAGGCTTTGAGGATATTTACCTATATGAGAATAGAGTTTTGTATAAAATTCAGTTATATGTCTCAAAATTCCTTTAATAAAGTTACTAAACTTTATATACCTTGCCCTCCCTTGTGAAAGTACTGAATCTATAAAGATAAATAACTAGATTTGTCTgagttgtttgcttatttttcatcttCACATTGTATAAaccaaagtatttttaataaaaagacaaaatcttgagaattgagtttatttgttccgTTTTCCCCGTTAAGTAAAGCTAAGTTAGCAATTCataaatgaattatatataacaaaagttaacaagaaaaattttaaaaaaaacaacagcaacaaaacataATCTAAGAGATGACACTAATCTCCATAAACTCTGCTATAAAATTGAAATCATTCACAGGACTATTACAAAATGATGGCATTCAAATTTGGAAGTATACAGTGAAAGAGACTCAAAATGATGGACTACAAAGTAAAGATTCAGGTGAACTGCTTTCTGGTCTTGGTTCTGTAACTCTGGGCATCACTTAACTGTTCGGCATTTCCTCACCTGTACTATAGGGGGCAGCACGGTACAATCTATGATCTAATATTTAGTCcagctctcatttttttttgtccttataTTATTGAATTTCACTAGCTCGAACAAACAAACACTTATGCCAGTGCCTGAATATGCCTCTCAATTTTGTAAAAAGCAATACATTTTTTGAtcttttatatattctattaCATGAAATACCAATAATTAAATACTTGTTTTCATGGCTTTGGGTTTTATACATAagtcttaatccatcttgagttaatttttgtgtaagatgtaaggaaggggtccaatttcatttttctgaacaaggctagccagttttccaagcaccatttattaaatagggaatcctttccctattgcttatttttgtcaagtttgtcaaagatcagatggttgtagatgtgtgatgttatttctgaggtttctgttttgcttcattggtgcatatatctgttttggtaccagtaccatgctgctttggtgaatgtggccttgtagtatagtttgaagtcaggtagcatgatgcctccagctttgtcccttttgcataggattgtcttggctatacaagctatttttaggttccatatgaaatttaaagtagttttttctaattttgtgaagaaagtcaataatagTTTgatggaatagcattgaatctataaattactttgggcagtatggccatattGATACTTTCTATAATGAGCAtggcatgtttttccatttgcttgtgtcttctcttattcctggagtagtggtttgtagttttccttgaagaggtccttcaagtcccttgtaagttgtattcgtagctattttattctcttgttagcagttgtgaatgggagttcattcataaCGTGGGTCTCTGCTGGTCTGCtgttggtgtagaggaatgcttgtaatttttacatatccattttgtatcctgagaacttgctaaagttgcttatcagcttaaggagttttggggctgagacaatgatgttttctaaatatagaagcATGTTATCTGCagcaaagacaatttgacttcctctcttcctattttaataggctttatgtctttctcttgcctgattgctcgggCCAGAACTTCTAGTACCATGTCAAATAGGAAcagtgagaaagggcatccttgtttagtgccagttttcaaaagggaTTCTTCCAGCTTTGCCCATTTAGTGtaatattggctatgggtttctCATAAGtatctcttattattttcaaatatgtttcatcactacctagtttattgagagtttttaacatgaaggatgtTGAGttttatatacccaaaggattataaatcgttctataataaagacacgtgcacatgtatgtccactgtggcactgtttacaatagcaaagacttggaaccaacctaaaagcccatcaaggatagactggataaagaaaatgtggcacatatataccatggaatactatgcagccataaaaaaggatgaactaGTGTattttgcagggatgtggatgaatatggaaatcatcattctcagcaaactaacacaagaacagaaaatcaaacaccacatgttctcactcataagtgggtgttgaataatgagaacacatggtcacggagaggggaacataacacactggggtctgttgggaggtgggaggctggggaggaataacagcaggtggggagatggggagagataacattaagagcaatacctaatgtaggtgatgggggatggaggcagcaaaccaccatggcatgtgtatacctatgtaacaatcctgcaacaTCTGCTCAtctgccccagaacttaaagtataatttaaaaagaaaagaaaatacacgaattatctgggtgtggtggcacatgcctctaatcccagctatgtgggagactgaggcagaagaacaccAAATAATGCCTCTAGGAGGTGGCGGTTTCAGTGAGCCATAATCcagctactgtgctccagcctgggtgacagagtaagtgaggcatcatctaaagaaaaaaataaaagacttctaagaaagaaaactgctgttttaaaagaaataatactaattttacactGT from Callithrix jacchus isolate 240 chromosome 21, calJac240_pri, whole genome shotgun sequence encodes:
- the LOC108589366 gene encoding keratin-associated protein 19-6-like, which codes for MSYYGNYYGGLGYGSGGFGGLGYGCGSFGGLGYGCGSFGGLGYGCGSFGGLGYGCGYGGYGYGSGFRGYGYRCCRPSCYAGYGFSGFY